The following coding sequences lie in one Arachis ipaensis cultivar K30076 chromosome B05, Araip1.1, whole genome shotgun sequence genomic window:
- the LOC107644531 gene encoding uncharacterized protein LOC107644531 — protein MKKKVVQHRWKRKVLTLMFVGIFFGGLLFMQTRWYTHVVGLVPLNHHQFLVSQPHVQSPKIAFLFIARNRLPLEMVWDAFFRGGDSKFSIFVHSRPGFLFNQATTRSTYFLNRQVNDSTQVDWGEASMIEAERILLRHALDDPLNDRFVFLSDSCIPLYNFSYTYDYIMSTSTSFVDSFADTKEGRYNPKMHPVIPVHNWRKGSQWVVLTRKHARIVVDDETVLPMFQQYCKKKPLPEFWREQHIPADTSKLHNCIPDEHYVQTLLAQKDLEGELTRRSLTHTSWDLSSSRERERRGWHPVTYKFSDATPMLVKFIKEIDNIYYETEYRREWCSSKAKPSTCFLFARKFTRPAAIRLLNMSVLEYLN, from the exons ATGAAGAAGAAGGTGGTTCAG CACAGATGGAAGAGGAAGGTTTTGACTTTGATGTTTGTGGGAATATTTTTTGGAGGGTTGTTGTTTATGCAGACAAGGTGGTACACTCATGTTGTTGGGTTGGTTCCATTGAATCACCATCAATTCCTTGTTTCTCAGCCTCATGTTCAGAGCCCCAAGATTGCATTTCTCTTTATTGCACGAAATAGGCTTCCTTTGGAGATGGTTTGGGATGCATTCTTTCGG GGGGGTGATAGCAAATTCTCTATTTTTGTCCACTCGAGGCCGGGGTTTCTGTTCAACCAGGCAACAACTAGATCTACATATTTTTTGAATCGTCAAGTCAATGATAGCACACAG GTAGACTGGGGAGAAGCAAGCATGATAGAGGCCGAGCGCATTTTGCTTAGACATGCACTTGATGATCCTCTAAATGACCGTTTTGTTTTTCTCTCAGATAG CTGTATACCTTTGTACAACTTCAGCTACACTTATGATTACATCATGTCAACATCAACTAGTTTTGTCGACAG CTTTGCCGACACAAAAGAAGGCCGTTACAATCCAAAAATGCATCCTGTTATCCCAGTTCATAACTGGAGGAAAGGATCTCAG TGGGTTGTTCTGACAAGAAAGCATGCTAGGATTGTAGTGGATGATGAAACGGTCTTGCCAATGTTTCAACAGTACTGCAAG AAAAAGCCACTACCAGAATTTTGGAGGGAACAACACATT CCTGCTGACACATCAAAGTTGCATAACTGCATACCAGATGAACACTATGTCCAGACATTATTGGCt CAAAAAGACCTAGAAGGAGAATTGACAAGGAGATCACTGACACATACTTCCTGGGATCTTTCGAGCTCCAGGGAACGTGAACGCCGAGGATGGCATCCGGTGACTTACAAGTTCTCGGATGCTACACCCATGCTTGTAAAATTTATAAAG GAAATAGATAATATTTATTATGAGACTGAATACCGAAGAGAATGGTGCAGCAGCAAAGCTAAACCATCCACTTGCTTCCTTTTCGCGAGGAAATTTACCCGGCCGGCCGCGATACGGCTGCTTAACATG TCTGTTCTGGAATACTTAAATTAA